In a single window of the Nicotiana tomentosiformis chromosome 8, ASM39032v3, whole genome shotgun sequence genome:
- the LOC104092057 gene encoding labd-13Z-ene-9,15,16-triol synthase, chloroplastic-like, whose protein sequence is MALAQSNQLGLAALTIGIVFLTIFWFKWTKNISYKEGPKLPPGPRGLSIVGFLPFLRSNLHHQLTELSQKYGPIYKFWLGSKLCIVLNSPSLAKEVVRDQDSVFANRDPPIAGLAATYGGVDIGFSPYGSYWRDMRKLFVSEMLSNRNLEASYGLRTHEVRKTIRNVHTKIGNPIDIGELAFVTQMNVIMSMIFGSKFVEEKEKHGKDGSAEFKEVVVKVFQVLGKPNISDFFPMLARFDLQGIQKEMKALSKSVESILDPAINERMKMLSDKKEGEIQGNGKKDFVQILIELMEQKDIGISLDLVKIKAMLVDIVIGGTDTVITTVEWVMAELLNNPEIMAKVQQELKHVVGTNNIVEESHLPKLHYLDAVLKETLRLHPALPLLIPKRPSKSAIVGGYTIPEGTKVFLNVYAIQRDPQVWENPLEFQPERFLNHSTNLNYSGNNFKYLPFGSGRRICAGLPLAEKMLMFVLASSLHSFDWKLPEREKVDLSDGFGLVIKKSKSLFAIPTPRLPHLELYQ, encoded by the exons ATGGCTTTAGCACAATCAAACCAGCTTGGTCTTGCAGCTCTCACAATTGGAATAGTATTCCTGACAATTTTTTGGTTCAAATGGACAAAAAATATCTCATACAAAGAAGGTCCCAAGTTGCCACCGGGGCCTCGTGGCCTTTCAATTGTGGGATTTTTACCATTCCTCCGCTCCAATTTGCACCATCAACTTACTGAATTGTCACAGAAGTATGGTCCAATTTACAAGTTTTGGCTAGGAAGCAAACTATGCATTGTGTTGAATTCGCCATCCTTAGCCAAAGAAGTGGTTCGTGATCAAGACTCAGTTTTTGCCAACCGTGACCCTCCAATAGCAGGATTGGCAGCCACATATGGTGGAGTAGACATCGGATTTTCTCCCTATGGCTCCTATTGGCGTGATATGCGCAAACTGTTTGTGAGTGAGATGCTAAGCAACAGGAACCTTGAGGCTTCTTATGGTTTACGTACACACGAGGTCAGAAAAACAATCAGAAACGTGCATACCAAGATTGGAAACCCCATTGACATTGGTGAATTGGCTTTTGTAACTCAAATGAATGTAATCATGAGTATGATCTTCGGCAGCAAATTTGTAGAGGAAAAGGAGAAGCATGGAAAAGATGGATCAGCTGAGTTTAAGGAAGTGGTGGTGAAAGTTTTTCAAGTGTTGGGAAAGCCAAACATATCAGACTTCTTCCCTATGCTTGCCAGGTTTGACTTACAAGGAATACAGAAAGAGATGAAGGCTCTTTCCAAGTCGGTTGAAAGTATATTAGACCCTGCCATAAACGAACGCATGAAGATGCTCTCGGACAAAAAAGAGGGTGAAATCCAGGGGAATGGGAAAAAGGATTTTGTGCAGATCTTAATAGAGCTAATGGAGCAGAAAGACATTGGGATATCACTGGATTTGGTGAAAATAAAGGCTATGTTGGTG GATATTGTGATTGGTGGAACTGACACTGTAATCACAACAGTCGAATGGGTAATGGCGGAGCTTCTTAATAACCCGGAGATAATGGCAAAGGTTCAACAAGAATTGAAACATGTCGTAGGAACGAACAACATTGTTGAAGAATCCCACTTGCCAAAACTACACTATCTTGACGCAGTTTTAAAGGAGACGCTACGTCTGCACCCTGCATTACCATTACTTATCCCTAAGCGCCCGAGCAAATCTGCAATAGTAGGTGGATACACAATACCTGAGGGAACAAAAGTATTCTTGAATGTTTATGCAATTCAGAGGGATCCTCAAGTGTGGGAAAATCCATTGGAATTTCAGCCTGAAAGGTTCTTGAATCACTCTACAAATTTAAACTATTCTGGAAATAATTTCAAGTACCTTCCATTTGGATCAGGGAGGAGAATATGCGCTGGCCTTCCTTTAGCTGAGAAAATGCTTATGTTTGTATTGGCTTCATCGCTGCATTCCTTTGATTGGAAACTCCCAGAGCGCGAAAAAGTTGATCTTTCAGATGGATTTGGACTTGTCATTAAGAAAAGCAAGAGCTTATTCGCCATCCCTACGCCCAGGTTACCACATTTAGAACTCTATCAGTAA